In the Triticum aestivum cultivar Chinese Spring chromosome 2B, IWGSC CS RefSeq v2.1, whole genome shotgun sequence genome, ttgaattctcaGTGTGTCCACTCTCTGCATTTTCACTCCAATCAGGCCCAAGCAACGATGGCTCAATGCCGCTCTCCACACCGCCAGAAGCATGCTTTTTGAGGCCTCCCCCAACCTTCTTGCGGGCTGCTGTCTTCTTGATTTTACCTCTAGGCGGCCCTGTTGCCACAGTGCCACCACCAGCACTCTTATTCCCAGGATGTGCATTTGATGGCGGTGCATTGGCATTAGTATGTCCAACTCCAACATTATTCCCAACATTCTGCTTACCAAAATTATCCGTAGGTGCTGGCTGAGATGCTGGCTGTGGAGCAGATGAATCCCGTGGCATCGGGAAAAACGGCTTCCAGTCAGTGCTCAGATCAGCGGGCTTAGGAAACCCCATTGGGATGAAACCCCAGGCGCAGTAGTAATAGTCGGTGCCGGGCACAATAGGCGGAGCCGCCGGGAGCTCGGTGGCCACGAACGCTCGCCGGCACCCGGCACTCGCGCACATGAGCGAGCGCCCCACCAGCAGGCGCTCGTACTGGTGCACATGGCAGCAGTGGGGGCAGACCGTCCAGAACGTATCTTCTGCGGCGGAGGCGCCGCCGGGAGCAGCAGGGGCGGGAGCGGTGCCGGTGGAGGTGCTCTCGGAGAGGTGGGCGAAGGCTTCTTCAACGGCGCGGAGGGCGGTGTCGGCGCCGGGGTGGGGATTGCGGCGAGGGGCGAGGAGGTTGGCGAGGCGGCGGAAGGCCCGCTTGACGTCGGCGCTGTCGGGGTTGGGCTGGAGCTGGAGGATGGCGAGGGGATCAGGGCGGCCGGAGGGGAGGAGGCGCTGGGCGGCGAGGTGGACGTCGGCGACGGCGAGGAGCTCGTCGGCGCCGGGGAGGAGGGGGTCGGCGTCCACCGCGTGCTCCGCAAAGCGCTTGCAGCCGACCAGGTCGCGCGCGGCGAGGAGCTTGGCGGCGATCTCCAGCGACCGCgccggctccccgccgccgccaccggcggaGGAATCCATGCGGTGCGGGTGTGGGTGGGAGTGGGGGAAGTCAGCGAGTGCTTGTGGGGGCACAGCTGTCAGACCGGCGCTTAAGACCTTCTCGTTTCGGCGAGACAGCTGGTGAGTGTTGTGAGAGCAAAATCGCCGCTTGGAGGCTTGATGGTGAGCATCTCTCTCACCCTCTCTGTTTATATAGACCACCCTCTAAAAAGATTTCCTCTCTAATTTTTCATCTCCCCTATTTACAGCGATTTATTTACTACGATTTACAAAGATTACATTCGTAACAATTACGATACCAACAGTAATAATTTAGTTTTTTCTTTGACGGCGCTACGGCGGGCTTACGCCAGCCTGAACCATTTCATTACTAGATAAAATAGTACATTTACAAGGTAGAGAAAGGGAGGGTGGGGGGTTGAGAGTACAAATCAATTAAGCTACCATCTCATAGATAAGTGAAACAACATGGTACTCCAATCTCGAAGAAGGTGCAGAACTTGCTCATTGGAGCATCTATTGGACCAAAGCATGAGGTCGTCGGCAGCCGAGCGGGCTACGAGGTTGATCGGTTGAAGTTCATTCCGAAAAGCTTTTGCATTTCTTCTTTTCCAAATATTCCACAGAATAGCAATGATAATGGTGGAGCGAGGTTTGTTGGTTAGGCCCTGTCCCCAGAGCTGGTGTAGGTCCGTTGGTAGCGTGGCAGTAATTGAATTTAGCTCTTCCCAAAACAGACGCAGGTGGTGGCATTGCAGGAGGAGGTGAGTGATTGATTCTATATCCGGGCAGAACGGGCAGCAGGCGGAGTTTGTTAACCCCCTTTTGAATCGTCTTTCATCGGTGAATAGCCGGTTTTTATGTGCTAGCCAAAGAAAAATTCTGCATTTGTTGGGTGCATAGTTCTTCCAAATGGTCGCTGCGAAGGGGTCAATTGGCTTGTTGATCCAAACAGCCTTGTAGACAGATTTGCAAGTCATAGGCTTGCCATCAAAACGTCATTGTTCGTTTATCCATCACCTGCAAATTCAAGGAAACAGATGCAAGCATAGCGCGAAGGTTTCCCAATTCGAGTTCGGCGGCATGAGTAAGGCGAGGAGCCAAGTCATGGTTCAAAGCAGGATAGCCTAGCACCCGTGCGACAGTGGACGCGGGTCCGAGAGTATGAGAAAAAAGTGCAGGGAAAATTGTTGCAAGGTTTTCAGTGGAGCCATTAAACCATAGATCTAGCCAGAAAGCGGTTGTTGTACCATTACTAATATCCACCTTAGTTATGGAACGGAAGAATTCTAGCCCCACGGCGATATCATGCCAAACATTGGACTCAAAGGGATGCGGAGAATCAAGGTCATGAGTATCAGACCATCCATATTTCAGAGCAAGATGAGAGCTACCCCTATAAGCAATGTACGAGTGAAGTTTATTTAGATGGGAAAGAAGTAGGCAAGAGTTTAAGTGTTGAAGAGAGGAGAAACCTAGACCCCCATGTGAGAACGGCGCACAAACAAGCTCCCAAGCCACTTTACACTGCCCACCAGACACTTTTTCCTGACTCGCCCAAAGAAAGGACCTGCATCATTTATCGATGTCCTGGACAATGCCCACCGGGAGCAGTAGAGCAGTCATGGCGTAGATAGGTAAGGCCCTAAGGACCGCACGAACCAGAATGGCACGACCGACAAGAGATAGAAGTACCCCTCGCCACCTAGCTAGACGACGGTCGATCTTATCTATGATGAAAAGGAAGTATTTCATATTGATTTTGTGGGTGGACAAAGGTAGACGAAGGTAAGACTGATGGAAGGATGCCACTTTGCATCCCAAAATATTGGCAAGCTGGACAGCGAGTCCAGGTTCGACATGAATAGGAGCGAAAGTGCTTTTGTGAAAATTAATGTGCAAGCCAGTGGCCGCCGAGAATTCAAGAAGGATAGATTTGAGTGTTTGTAGTTGATCATGTTCTGGTTGAAGGATGATGagggtgtcatccgcatattggagcACAGGGCAAGCAATGGAGGGGGTCGATCGGGTGAGAGAGCCGACCATTGGACGAAGCTTGTATGATTAGACGTTGAAGGACGTCGGCAACAATAATGAAAAGGTATGGGGATATCGAATCCCCTTCTCGAAGCCCCTGTTTGCAGTTGATCCATGGCTCTGGTTTACCATTAAGAAGCACAGCTGACTGGCTGGTCACATTGAGATTATTGATCCAATCACACCAGGTCGAAGGGAACCCCTTAGCTCTCAAAATGGAAGACAAGGCCATCCAAGACACGGAGTCGAAAGCCTTTCGAAAGTCTAGTTTGAGAACTATAGACGATTTTTTTACGTTTGAAGCAAGTTTGGACGATATCCGCAACGTAGGTGAAATTTTCAGCAATACCACGGCTTTTAATAAAGCCGGATTGGTCCTAGTGAATGATAGATGGGATTAATGGTTGGGCTCTAAAGGCTAGGCATTTAGAGCTAATCTTGATGAGACAGTTTTGCAAGGACACAGGCCGGAAATTTTCCGGGGTCATGGCGCCCATTTGTTTGGGGAGGAGCACAATGTAGGACTTGTTAATCCTTGCTAGATCAGCGGTACCTTTGTGGAAATCATTCATGAGGTCAAGCAAGTCAAATTTGAGAAGATCCCAATTAGCTTTAAAAAAGCCGGACCAAATCCGTCGGGCCCTGGACTTGCATTGATGTTCATGCTTAGAATAGCAGCGCGAATTTCGTCCAATGAAAAAGGCCCAGTGAGAGAGGTAGCTTGCGAAGGGGTCAGTTTAGAGCCGATCATGAGGTCATCTAGATCAAAAGAAAAGACAAGGTAGATTGAGTCCCCAATAAACTAGAGAAGTAGGTACATAAAATCGCGTCCTTCCCGCTATGTGAAGTCACGTCCGTCCCATTTACATGCAGAAGgggaatttgatttttttaaaatcaaaCAGAGGCACACACATGCATATAAGCAGAATTTTTGTCACCGAGAGTACACTCCCTAATTTTTTCCCATTGGCGCTAGTAGGCTGCAAGGAGTTTGTTATGGCGGTGAAGGGCAAGTTTTACCGCTATACGCAGAGTAAGCTCGAGAGAAGAGAGCGGTTGAACTTCTTCTAGTTTGTCCAGAACAGGAATAGTCGTCGTACAATTTGTAGCCATCCGCCTAGGAGATTTTGCGTTAACAacctgaaagatcgaggatgtcgcctagagggggggggtgaataggcgctttaaaataattacggttaaggcttgaacaaatgcagaataaacctagtggttaatttgtcaagcacaaagcctaaaacaactaggctcacctatgtgcaacaacttatgctaagcaagataagcaactacgtgatagcaagatatatgacaaagaacaatatggctgtcacaaagtaaagtgcataagtaaaggcctcgggaaagagataaccgaggcacacgaagacgatgatgtatcccgaagttcacacccttgcggatgctaatctccatttggagcggtgtggaggcacaatgctccccgagaagccactagggacaccgtaatctcctcacgccctcgcacaatgcaagatgacgtgattccactaagggacccttgagggcagtcaccgaacacgtacaaatggcgacccttgggggtggtcaccgaactcgtacactttggcaatccttgggggcggtcaccggtacccgtcaaattgctcggggcgatctccacaacctaattggagaccccgatgcttgcccggagctttacaccacaatgattgagctccgaacaacaccaaccgtctagggcgccaaggcacccaagaggaacaagctctagggtgtccaaacacccaagagtaacaagctcaagggtaccaagcacccaagagtaataagcttctcaacttgtaacttccaagTATCACGTgaagaactcaaactgatgcatcaaatgcaatggcaagggcacacggagtgcccaagtccttctctcccaaatcccaccaaagcaactaatgctagggaggaaaatgagaggaagaacgaaagaagaacacgaagaactccaaggtctagatccaaggggttccccttacttagaggagaaagtgattggtggaaacgtggatctagatctcctctctcttttccctcaagaactagcaagaatcattggagggattgagagttagcaagctcgaagaaggtcaacaatgggggaagaacacgagcttaagagataaggttcaatggggaagaagacccccttttataggtgggggaaaatccaaccgttatgctcacagccagcacagagcggtactaccgctcgtcctcacggtactaccgctaggatcgcggtactactgcttgcgagcagtacgaaaaaaatacttccgtacctacctccgcaggacttgggacgagttttttggtccggagcagtactaccgctgtaggagctgcggtagtaccgctctggagcggtagtaaaaaattacatcggctccaattcgcggtagtaccgctgcagccttttcagaacaccaaaactgccacaacttttgcaaacggactccgaattcgatgaaaccaagtttgttggaaagctagcgacaagggctaacacaatcttgaaagaaatatcaataagaagaaaaatagaaaaggcccataagaaaaatgTGAGAACcgttcctcggataagaccggtaaaacctccaacaccgaaaacatcatagaagacgcatgcgaacttcgttttcgatgaactcaagcttgtcatcaagatgaccataagctctaagactcacaaacagaaccaaacaagaaccgagaaacatgatgcaaggatgcaatggtttgagctctctactaacgatacgaccAAGCTAcaaacttgagagccccccttgatagtacagcaaacgatcctataacccggtctcccaactaccaccacgagaccagtaaaatagaaaacctatcaagggcaaacctttgccttgcacacggtccacttgagctagatgatgacgatcttgactccctcaaattggaccacctttcttgattgcgttggctcgatgaggactagatgattgctccctcatagtccactatgggtgagccactcttcggcacatcttcacaagtccattgtcaccacaatggacggcaagcttcaagcacttgatctcttcgtgatgcatcacttgaacgtgcacaccgcaacctaaccccacaaagaactctcacaaagaccatgggttagtacacaaagcgtaattgacaatgcttaccataccatgggatcacttgatccctctcggtacatcttctacgctttgtgagttgatcaacttgattcactcttgacttagtcttgatcaaccttgaacctttccaactctcttcatttggatgatgccttgaaggtaagcatgaatgatcacacaatcttcttattcaagacatgcttgcaataagctcaactctcacatgaccaatctttggataactcCTTAATAGCACATTGGTCGACACAagctctccttgaaaccaacacatgtactccaaaaaaatcctatggacaagaccttcaaatataactcaaggcaaccattagtctatagagattgtcatcaattaccaaaaccaaacatgggggcaccgcatgttctttcaatctcccccattttggtaattgatgacaatcactttcaagagagtttatataaggaattatgcatcaccatgcaatgcaacaaccaatgatgcatgagtaagagatgcaaatgcttaggaacaaaaccaaagcaagaggagagaaatctctaaacttctccacaaaactctctgaaacttctcccccattggcatcgattgccaaaatgggagaaaagcttagaacgacaatataaattgtgttcctccataatttGTGTATCTCTCAAAAATTGAATGGAATGCAATACGcatatccaatggtaaatacttggaggaagacaaactatattgaggcccaaagattgcaaaagaatgatatgccacaaagacataacaaagagagaaacaagcaaatgagcaatcaaaagataccaattgaagcaaggaatcaaatgatataaattgaaccaactagaccaaagatcctatgagccacatgaatgaaggatattatgatatgagcaaaggagtgttctaaataagctagagaagctccccatgatttgtgcacacataagaatatttgtatttggatagaaagtgcacaaaataggatcatagctcccccaaaatcagtagaagctcacaacaagtgcaagtaagcatgtaggaaacaaagcctagcacttgcaacaaacaaatggttgagcaacatataaaagaggcaacttaagagaaggctcaaccaaaatgatgtgtgtgattcatggcaaagcacttgagaagactaatgtatggatgagcattaagcatcaacatagtcttggatagtggatatacaaggtgcatgacatgtcctccccacacacaccaagcaaaagggttcacaagcacactaaaaatTCAAAATGAagaaccaacacttgtgacaacccatggtgaagatagaagacgaaagcctcatcaagacgagggataccaattaagatggcaaaagcctcacagagataagcatgaggaaaataatcttcaccacacaagagtgcatcaagatgcaacgagataagacatgcactcaaggcaaaagctttcacagagccaccaaagaaaaaaacaaaagaaagacaaggtggacgtgaaagaaaggatatcatctagaacttctttcaagtgtataagattctaggtagacgaaatcatgatgatatatatctacaaaagGATGTACACCcggaatagttacaacacgaaggaacaagatatccaaaaggaagtcatagatatagcaataagatatttgctttgaagcatagcacatggctagatatggtcttattgtatatagatgaattcctaccacacaactatcaaagacatcacaactagcaacatgagatcatcgttgagatgctttgagaaagggaacaagtatcacaagatggaatgactatcatgccaagatgcaacctacacaaggttgaatgcaagaaaagaatGCATAAATAGATACTTATTACCGAGATATTACtggaaggatgtagaagaaaccaattgaaggtaatagatagtagttcattgagcatcctagcttgactccaataagcacgtgatgacaccaccttccttgtgagtcagccgagcatccaatgcatctccaatcgttcctagaacaacaacacaaacaaaatggtacacaaactcattgggaccaaagagttaga is a window encoding:
- the LOC123044178 gene encoding uncharacterized protein; translated protein: MDSSAGGGGGEPARSLEIAAKLLAARDLVGCKRFAEHAVDADPLLPGADELLAVADVHLAAQRLLPSGRPDPLAILQLQPNPDSADVKRAFRRLANLLAPRRNPHPGADTALRAVEEAFAHLSESTSTGTAPAPAAPGGASAAEDTFWTVCPHCCHVHQYERLLVGRSLMCASAGCRRAFVATELPAAPPIVPGTDYYYCAWGFIPMGFPKPADLSTDWKPFFPMPRDSSAPQPASQPAPTDNFGKQNVGNNVGVGHTNANAPPSNAHPGNKSAGGGTVATGPPRGKIKKTAARKKVGGGLKKHASGGVESGIEPSLLGPDWSENAESGHTENSRGININEVAKATDDSMMLHFGADGDIGFDLDVDASDDIMENLPDLPFLREDDNSRRMF